In Sphaeramia orbicularis chromosome 15, fSphaOr1.1, whole genome shotgun sequence, a single genomic region encodes these proteins:
- the LOC115433929 gene encoding transmembrane protein 26-like — protein MLLVKFTCAIITRALFILVSLTGVWRVTWVKGDKFYWLLTFLFLPLVVEMIVTLKRRKGKDYKWFSPPIFLFLISIIPSIWLLELHHQLNKASDPECKSLDSWKNVREVIELNKTLGNLTHDALFYLKNIDQAFSSVCLNDWILALHQILLILLIVGKWLLPLGGGVTRDELSQLLLIFVGTAADILEFTSETLSDVKENSPQLVYIILAVWTWSMLQFPLHLSVVNSKPDTDGEEGVQEVSLLTKHSTDIWNIVEALFIHDGPFLVVRLTVMTYFDVFHQMLVFFAIKNFLVVILNLYRLVVICQDFRPSSRSISEGTAVP, from the exons ATGCTCCTGGTGAAGTTTACTTGTGCCATCATCACCAGAGCTTTATTCATCCTCGTCTCCCTCACCGGGGTCTGGAGGGTGACATGGGTGAAGGGTGATAAGTTCTACTGGCTGCTCACTTTCCTTTTTCTGCCGCTTGTCGTGGAAATGATCGTCACCCTGAAGCGGAGAAAAGGCAAAGATTACAAATG GTTTTCTCCTCCAATCTTTCTGTTTCTTATTAGTATCATTCCCTCCATCTGGCTCCTGGAACTTCACCATCAGCTCAACAAAGCCAGTGATCCTGAG TGTAAGAGTCTTGACTCATGGAAGAATGTTCGTGAAGTGATCGAACTGAATAAAACCTTGGGGAACCTCACGCATGACGCCCTGTTCTACCTGAAG AATATTGACCAAGCGTTTTCATCTGTCTGCCTCAATGACTGGATCCTGGCTCTCCATCAGATCCTGCTCATCCTCCTTATCGTAGGGAAGTGGCTCCTCCCATTAGGAGGCGGGGTCACGCGGGATGAGTTGTCGCAGCTCCTCCTCATATTTGTTGGCACAGCGGCAGACATCCTTGAATTTACTAGTGAAACACTGTCAGATGTCAA agaaaacagtCCTCAGCTGGTCTACATAATCCTTGCTGTATGGACCTGGAGCATGTTGCAGTTTCCTCTCCATCTGTccg TGGTGAACTCAAAGCCAGACACTGACGGCGAGGAGGGGGTCCAGGAGGTCTCCCTCTTGACTAAACACAGCACAGACATATGGAACATTGTGGAGGCCCTTTTCATTCACGACGGGCCGTTCCTCGTGGTCAGGCTCACTGTCATGACCTACTTTGACGTCTTCCACCAGATGTTAGTTTTCTTCGCCATTAAGAACTTCTTGGTTGTCATACTGAACCTGTACAGGTTGGTGGTCATATGTCAGGACTTCAGACCCTCCAGCAGGAGCATTAGTGAGGGCACTGCTGTACCATGA